TATGGATGTGTCCCTATTGGCTCCCTATTTCtgatctagtgcactactttcgaccagggatGGTCAAAATAAGTGTACTTAATacggaatggggtgccatttgggacgttatCTATACTAACTGGTAGTTCCCACTAGCCAGAAAGAAGACAAAACTGACAACATGAGATTGGCATTAGGCTGTACATTGGGTTGTTTTTGTCTCTATGAGGGTGACTCTAGTTTCATGGAATCTTATTCacccagtgtttgtgtgtgtttttgttgatcatttgctctctctccctctttttgtcTTTCTTCCTATCTTCTTTTCctttctctcctccacctccctcccttcctctctctctctctctctctctctctctctctctctccctctctctttcagtgCTGACTTCCCTGACCTGAGGAAGCATAACAACTGCATGGCGTCTTGCCTGACCCCGGCCATCTATAGTAAGCTGAGGGACAAGTTGACCCCCAACAACTGGAGCCTGGACCAGTGCATCCAGACTGGGGTGGACAACCCTGGTCACCCCTTCATCAAGACCGTGGGCATGGTGGCTGGAGACGAAGAGAGCTATGaggtgcgcgtgtgtgtgtttgctgcatAAGACCTGAAGGCTTGTGTTAACATAGAGTTTAAGCGCAGGTTTTAGCATGGTGGGCTAACATGGTCCTGAGTGGCACAGATCACCCATATTTAGATACCTGTTGAGTTTGACTAGCTGTCTGAATGTAAAGTCTCTTGTGTGTGCGTCCCCAGGTGTTTGCCGATCTGTTTAACCCAGTCATTAAGGACAGACACAACGGATACGACCCTCAAAACATGAAACATCCTACTGACCTGGACTCATCTAAGGTAACAAGATTTGGTTCCATTCTGGTCCCTGTACTCCTCCCATTTATCCACTCCCCCCCTCCTTTTGGTACTGGCAGGTTTGAACGAGCCCAACTTGGAGCAAAGCAGTAAGATTTAACTGATTGATTGAGTGATTCCGATTCCCTCTCCCTGTCCAGATCAAAAACGGTATGTTTGATGAGAAATATGTCCTGTCATCTCGTGTGCGTACCGGCCGTAGTATCCGCGGGCTGAGCCTGCCGCCAGCCTGCACACGCTCAGAGCGCCGTGAGGTGGAGCGTGTTGCAGTTCAGGCCCTTTCTGGTCTGAAAGGAGACCTGGCTGGACGCTACTACAGCTTGGGAGACATGACAGACAAAGAGCAGCAGAACCTTATTGACGTGAGTATACACACACTCgtgcacacacatacgcacacccatgcacacacacacacacacacacacacacacacacgtacacatctagatggccatgCTATAAAGGACAAACGTGGCCATCTCATCACAACTAATGTGCAAGAATGAGCTAGTTGATATTATTCTATGGTCTATGGTCAGTGTAACTAAATTGAACCTTTGACCTCTAATGACCGCTGGTCCCTCTGTCCATGTGCTGGCCAATCAGGAGCACTTCCTGTTTGACAAGCCTGTGTCTCTGCTGCTTACGGCTGCTGGGATGGCCAAAGACTGGCCTGATGTGCGTGGGATCAGGTAAGGCTGAGAGGAGTAATGCATCCCCAAGAACTAGTGAACTCTATTTTAAAAGCACTTCTCTGAAGAATAGTGCACCCTGCCAAATAGTGTGCCCCCAAAAAGTGAGCCCTATCATGATGTGTGTGGTGCTGCCCTGAAGAATAGTGCATCCTGGCAAATAGTGGGCCCCCAAACAGTGGGCCCTATCGTGACGTGAGTGGCGCTGCCCTGAAGAATAGTTCACCCTGCCAAAAAGAGTGCCCTGTAGCGATGTGAATGGTGTTGCCCTGAAGACTAGTGTTCCTTATTAAATAGAGGACCTAGTGTGCTGACATTGTGAGCCCTATAGGTGAACAGTGCTGTCATGAGAACGGTGTACCTCAGGCGATGGTCAACCATTCATCTGCTACCTCAGACGATGGTCAACCAATTATATGCTTCTCTTTCCTTGGTTCATCCTCCTGCCACCTTCTCAGTGACCCTgatccttccttctcttctcctctttttcctctcctccctctcacccttcCTTTCCTTCGTTGTCATTTTCATCCCTCCttaccactctcctctctcccccctctctctctccctccctcctttccccctCCACTCTAGGATCATTTCCTCTTTGACAAGCCTGTATCGCCCCTGCTCACCTGTGCTTTCATGGCCCGTGACTGGCCCGACGCCAGAGGCATCTGGTACGGTGCATGAGGCCTgctgcacctgtgtgtgtgtatgtgtgcttacgtgtctgtgtgtgagtgaatgctTTTGAAGTCCCTTGGTAATAGGAATCACTTGGAAGGAACGATATGCTTCGGCTAACAATGAACATATTTAGACAAGATAACTTTCACCATGGCATGGCTTGATCACTGCAGATGCCTAATTTACGTGTCACACCGCCTGTTTTAGCCATTTGTCCTCCTCATACAGTAACTAACCAGAGCTGGTCAGCCTGTGTGTTAAGAAGCAGCTGAGATGTTTGGTTATGTGATGCACACAaaatggatggtcacaagccaacTTTTCTCTGTCTCATTATTTCTCTTGTTTTACAGCTTAGTaatgtgtaaaaaaatatatatgtttatatAACATGTTTAGCTAACTATACAATGGGTTGTGTTGCATTTCTTAGTATTTTTATAAAAATAAGGAAATGCTAAGCCTCAACATTAAAATGAATGGAGCCACGCTAGGTGGAAAGGATTTAAAATAGTGGTGTACCTAAACAAAATGGCATCGTGGACATTTCAAAGTGATAAAAATATGTTAAGCTCCTggtgactttattaaattaaacgATGGCTCAGATTTAGATACCTATATATTGTACTAATGAATCCTTAGATAAATCATCTAATGTAGCTAATGCTAACCCAAATATTGATACTCAAGTGCACCTTAAGTTAATGTCTAGCTTTGAAGAGCTATGTAGCAAACTCCTCCAGTTTAACAAAACCTGCTtagtaaatcttggtggggcaaacaaaaaaaaaaaattgggatgcatgccagaaaagccactacacaacacaacattaaacaatacattaattgcactataacggtgacaaacagtgcccacaaactgttagggcctacataaagctgtcccaacagcagggtcccaacagcagtcccaacatatttccactgctacacctgactatcagcagagccttctctggcagcgaaacagttaattcagcctcatttactgccttttaaaaaaacatagctgatatggctgacttgcttaaacaaatgtggtttctaatgacaattgagatgtacaaactatggcataaggggacgacaagcggataagaggtaatccgtaatttcgattaagacattaatgagcgatctaggatggacgtagtcaaaataactatttgtttagcacttttgaaatgtatagcgacagaattcagaacatttaGCCTTGTTTAGCTGTTCATGCATTTTAGTGTTAACTGTGCACTGATTGGAACTCGTAATGTATAACTTTGAGAAGCATGTTTAATTATATTTTTATAGTGGGTAATCTTTGGGATGTATTGGACAAATATACAATTTGGTGGTTTTACATAACAGCTATGTAATTTGCACTATTTTTATTGGATAGCTTTATTTTGGTTATTGGATATCAATAGCTATGGTTATGTAATAGTTTAGGGGACTGAAGATGGAATGGGAAAAGGTGGGAAATGTACTTTCTTACTATAGTTATTTTATGTAACTGTGAAATGATAATTGCTACAACTGAGATAATTGACACTGTTGCAccttttatatatattttattaaatTAAACTGAGAGAAGATTTCAAGACACAAGCCAACTGTGTCATTATTTCTCCTGTTTTACAGGAACACATTATCTGTTTTCTTGGTCTTACGCCTGAGACCTGGAACAGTTACTGCTGTTGAGAGTACTCAGAGTACTCTCCGCTTTCTCAtgttctatgtctctctctctctctctctctctctctctctctctctctctctctctctctctctcttctttatcTTCACTATCCCCAAGGCACAACAATGAGAAGACCTTCCTGATCTGGATCAACGAGGAAGACCATACCAGGGTCATCTCCATGGAGAAGGGAGGCAACATGAAGAGAGTGTTTGAACGCTTCTGCCGGGGACTCaaagaggtacacacacacattgatggactgtgtacagcagtggaggctcctcagagaaggaagtggaggaccatcctcctcagtcaatttcataaaaataaaaatagtggagaaaaaaaaagaaaatatcctttttagataaaactatactaaatatattcacgttaccaaataattgattaaaatacatttttttgcaaagaaggtctacagtagccttaacagcactctgtagggtagcaccatggtgtggccggaggacagctagtttccttcctcctctgggtacattgacttcaatacacccctttccatagacttagacaataattatgacaacttcccgGAGggtgtcctccaacctatcagagctcttgtaggatgaactgacatgttgtccaccctagctagcactgcagtgcataaaatgtgatgagtagttgactcaaagagagagaagacaatagttgaacagttttgaacaaagtaattccttcaaaaatgaaggagaagcaagaaagagagacagagagaccgagagatagctatatagttttttttttcaatttggggtagttattaggatccccattagccactgcaaaagcatcagctactcttcctggagtccacATGAAACATAacataatacatagtacagaacattattagtcaaggactgaaatacatacatttaaaacgtcacacatagcctacatatcggTACATACACACAATAGCTAGATCTAATACAAAGTACAGTGCAAATTACAATACAAGATATGTAAAATggctgtctcttcacagtcccctttgcgcaataaggtgttttttaaatcaatttttttgttttattgctagcttgagttacctggggtggcagaaaGTTCCATttaatactgtgcgtttcccagcctctgttctagaCCCGGGGACTGGGAAGATACTTCTGGTTGaatgtcttgtgttgtaccgatgagtgtcctaactgtgtgccaactgcttgaacagactgTCCGGTAACTTCAACACATCAATacctcgcacaaagaccaatagtgatgcggtcaatctctcctcaactttgagccaggagagactgacatgcatgttactgacactttccctccatgtacatctaagtgcaatacgtgctgctttgttctggaccaactgcaatttacctatgttcttctttgccgcacatgaccacacagctgggcagtagtccaggtgcgacaaaactagggcctgcagTACCTGTCTGGCAGAGCAACACCCTATCATGGACAtacctcttcccattttagcaatCATTGAGTctattttgaccatgacagcttgCTATCCAGGGtacacccagcagtttagtctcctaaagttgctcaatagccacattattcaataatagatctaaACGAGGTTTAGCGTTGAgcgagtgatttgtcccaaaaattatgcttttagtttttgagatATTTAGCACTAGCCTATTGCTActtacccattctaaaactgactggagctctatgttaatttttctcagttatttattttactgttgcagccgacgtgtatactgttgagtcgtcagcgtacatagacacacaggctttattcaaggtcagtggaaggtcatttgtaaaaacagaaaacattaATGGTCCTAGCCGGCtaccctgcggtacaccacattTAACTGAATTTGCATGAAAGAGGCTTCCATTaacgaaaaccctctgtgttctatgaAATAGGTAACTCAATCCATAATAAGGCAGATGATGGAAATCCAGCAATAGGTAATGATCAATGacatcaaaagctgcactgaagtctaacaaaacagctcccacaatcttcttactcTCAATTTCTtacagccaatcatcagtcatttgtatcagtgccgagcatgttgagtgcccttccctataagcatgctgaagtCTGTTGTTAAattgttttctgtaaaataatTTTGTATTTGATCAAACACAATTTCTTCCAAAAGTTTGCCAAGCACTTTtaaacaggctgattggtcggctgtttgaagcattaaagggtgctctgctattcttgggtagtggaatgacCTTTGCATCCCTCCATGTCTGAGGGCACACACCGTCTACTGGGcctaaattgaagatgtggcaaacagGAGTCACAATGTATTGCGCTACCAACCGCAGCaatttaccatccaggttgtTGGTGCCAGGTGGTTTGTCCTTATTTATAGATAGCAACAcgtttttcacctcttccacacccaCTTTGTTGAACTCAAACTACAGTGCTTGTCTTTCATTATTCGGTCcattatgcatgaatatgaaggcTCAGCATGAGTTGTTTCCATGTCATAACTAACTTTGCTAATCTTGTCAACAAAAAAAGTTATTCAAGTTTTATTTTTTGCCTAGAATTTAATTTAAAGTATTCTAGAgtgttttactatcattctttatataatttatcttttcTCCATAGTGtagttttttcttcttttttgtttagtttagttacGTGATTTCTCAGTTTACTGTAGGTTTGCCAGTCTGCTGTGttgccagacttatttgctattcccgttgcctcatccctctcagccatacagtttttcaattaatCATCTATCCATGGGGATTTTtgcagttctaacagtcagtttcttgatGAGTGCATGCCTATCAGTAACCGGAAGAAGCAGTTTCATAAATGCTGAAAGTGCAGCGTCCGGATGTTCCTCATTACActcatcagaccaacaaatattttttcacATCTTCGACATAGGAATCA
The DNA window shown above is from Coregonus clupeaformis isolate EN_2021a chromosome 18, ASM2061545v1, whole genome shotgun sequence and carries:
- the LOC121587478 gene encoding creatine kinase S-type, mitochondrial — encoded protein: MASLFTRMLSGHHTAVALASLGVGTLASGYLLTDNGNAAAAERRKLYPPSADFPDLRKHNNCMASCLTPAIYSKLRDKLTPNNWSLDQCIQTGVDNPGHPFIKTVGMVAGDEESYEVFADLFNPVIKDRHNGYDPQNMKHPTDLDSSKIKNGMFDEKYVLSSRVRTGRSIRGLSLPPACTRSERREVERVAVQALSGLKGDLAGRYYSLGDMTDKEQQNLIDDHFLFDKPVSPLLTCAFMARDWPDARGIWHNNEKTFLIWINEEDHTRVISMEKGGNMKRVFERFCRGLKEVERLIQERGWEFMWNEHLGYILTCPSNLGTGLRAGVHVRLPNLSKDPRFPKILDAMRLQKRGTGGVDTAATGDTFDLSNNDRLGKSEVELVQCLIDGVNYLIDCEKKLEKGQNIHVPAPVSQFSK